A stretch of Saccharothrix texasensis DNA encodes these proteins:
- a CDS encoding polyprenyl synthetase family protein — MTVSDSPQHRTFLDGLAHSESGRLLQEELRRRWPETTDELASMARFALVPAGKLLRPLMALHTAQAVGGDPQRVTAAVLALEYVHTATLVHDDIIDGDDLRRGRPSVHAAYGVPNAIVAGDGLIFSAFESLVDEPWPASPARVVAAVGELAEVGRELCRGQVLESRLVGDPEEGARWYEEMVRLKTGALFRAACYIGATLGGAGADTGTMMASYGENVGIAFQIRDDLLAFVATPEQTGKPGDSDLLNGRPTLPVLLAYEAADEADRRELRDVLGRRAAQEGDVRWVRDLVAASGAVESAHRRMVSHVELALAGLAGLPPSPHATALADIARWTTSGAR; from the coding sequence ATGACCGTTTCCGACTCACCGCAGCATCGGACTTTCCTCGACGGTCTGGCCCACAGCGAGTCGGGACGGCTCCTCCAGGAGGAGCTGCGCCGCCGTTGGCCGGAGACGACCGACGAGCTGGCCTCGATGGCGCGGTTCGCCCTGGTGCCGGCCGGGAAGCTGCTGCGCCCGCTGATGGCGCTGCACACCGCGCAGGCCGTCGGCGGCGACCCGCAGCGCGTCACCGCGGCCGTGCTCGCGCTGGAGTACGTCCACACCGCGACCCTCGTGCACGACGACATCATCGACGGCGACGACCTGCGCCGAGGCCGGCCCTCGGTGCACGCCGCCTACGGAGTCCCGAACGCGATCGTCGCGGGTGACGGCCTGATCTTCAGCGCCTTCGAGTCGCTTGTGGACGAGCCGTGGCCGGCCTCGCCGGCGCGCGTGGTGGCGGCGGTCGGCGAGCTGGCCGAGGTCGGCCGCGAGCTGTGCCGCGGCCAGGTGCTGGAGTCGCGCCTCGTCGGCGACCCGGAGGAGGGCGCGCGCTGGTACGAGGAGATGGTGCGCCTCAAGACCGGCGCGCTGTTCCGGGCCGCCTGCTACATCGGGGCGACGCTGGGCGGCGCGGGCGCGGACACCGGCACGATGATGGCCTCCTACGGCGAGAACGTCGGCATCGCCTTCCAGATCCGCGACGACCTGCTGGCCTTCGTCGCCACGCCCGAGCAGACCGGCAAACCCGGCGACAGCGACCTGCTCAACGGACGGCCCACCCTGCCGGTGCTGCTGGCCTACGAGGCGGCCGACGAGGCCGATCGGCGCGAGCTGCGGGACGTTCTGGGGCGCCGTGCCGCCCAGGAGGGCGACGTGCGGTGGGTCCGTGACCTGGTGGCCGCCTCCGGCGCGGTGGAGAGCGCGCACCGGCGGATGGTGTCCCACGTGGAGCTGGCGCTGGCCGGGCTGGCGGGGCTGCCGCCGTCGCCGCACGCGACCGCGCTGGCCGACATCG